The following coding sequences lie in one Salarias fasciatus chromosome 7 unlocalized genomic scaffold, fSalaFa1.1 super_scaffold_4, whole genome shotgun sequence genomic window:
- the LOC115382662 gene encoding alpha-N-acetylgalactosaminide alpha-2,6-sialyltransferase 3-like — MNPLMHRWLCLLSLSLLALFWFGHVIRRDHPAPSPAAPPAGIRGYTRVRPGEMDQLLALRCGRCALISSSGQMIGAGAGEEIDRAGCVIRMNNAPTRGYERDVGSRTTVRVASHTSVPLLVKNERYYFQQSANTTYVFWGPERNMRQDGKGRVFNTLLKVAKKYPDVQIYAVTGDKVQDCDNVFQNETGKNRLKTGAYLSTGFFTMILAIDMCDSIQVYGMIDNNHCTQANNSAVPYHYYEKSRLDECKMYRFHENTSRGGHRFITEKAIYAKWAKLHKIEFKHPSWNP; from the exons ATGAACCCTCTG ATGCACCGCTGGCTCTGCCTGCTCAGCCTGAGCCTCCTCGCCTTGTTCTGGTTTGGCCATGTGATCAGACGGGACCATCCGGCTCCATCGCCCGCGGCTCCACCTGCAGGGATCCGAGGCTACACGAGGGTCCGACCCGGCGAGATGGATCAG TTACTGGCTCTGCGCTGCGGACGCTGTGCCTTGATCTCCAGCTCAGGTCAGATGATCGGAGCCGGCGCCGGCGAGGAGATCGATCGGGCCGGGTGCGTGATCCGCATGAACAACGCTCCCACGCGCGGGTACGAGCGAGACGTCGGGAGCCGGACCACCGTCCGCGTGGCGTCCCACACCAGCGtccccctgctggtgaagaACGAGCGCTACTACTTCCAGCAGTCCGCCAACACCACGTACGTGTTCTGGGGGCCCGAGAGGAACATGAGGCAGGACGGGAAGGGCCGCGTCTTCAATACTCTCCTCAAGGTGGCCAAGAAGTATCCTGACGTCCAGATCTACGCCGTGACCGGAGACAAGGTGCAGGACTGTGACAACGTGTTCCAGAacgaaactggaaaaaacag ACTGAAAACGGGGGCGTATCTGAGCACCGGATTCTTCACCATGATTCTGGCCATCGACATGTGTGACAGCATCCAGGTTTACGGGATGATCGACAACAACCACTGCAC ACAAGCTAATAACAGCGCCGTTCCCTACCACTACTACGAGAAGAGCCGACTCGATGAGTGCAAGATGTACAGGTTTCACGAGAACACGTCGCGCGGAGGCCACCGCTTCATCACCGAGAAAGCCATCTACGCCAAATGGGCAAAGCTCCATAAGATCGAGTTCAAACACCCTTCCTGGAATCCCTGA
- the LOC115382658 gene encoding putative methyltransferase C9orf114 homolog has protein sequence MSAALKRPKVASPQSEERVDWKKRKAEIKEAKKQRKEAKLIKQLEKQKAQEEAAKEEQEESHNKTGRPYTVSVAVPGSVLDNAQSTELRTYLAGQIARACVVFCVDEIIVFDEQGEDVKSVEGDFTGVGKKGHACLQLARILQYLECPQYLRKWFFPKHPDLQYAGLLNPLDSPHHMRIDEESEYREGIVLDRPAKQGKGSLVNCGMRKDVRIDKQLQAGLRVTVRLNKTQIQESKVSKGVVVAPHVPRSEGGLYWGYSVRLASCFSAVFTESPFKEGYDVTVGTSERGSSLDRATLPPFRHLLVVFGGLQGLEASVDADQNLDETDPSVLFDLYLNTCPGQGSRTIRTEEAILISMAGLRQKITAASSDVSNGSLKSSDVAK, from the exons ATGTCTGCTGCGTTGAAGAGACCTAAAGTTGCTTCTCCTCAG TCCGAGGAGCGCGTGGACTGGAAGAAACGGAAAGCAGAAA TAAAGGAGGctaaaaagcaaagaaaagaggCAAAGCTGATCAAACAGTTGGAAAAGCAGAAAGCTCAAGAAGAGGCAGCAAAAGAAGAGCAAGAAGAAAGCCACAACAAAACAG GCCGTCCTTACACGGTGAGCGTCGCCGTGCCGGGTTCTGTCCTGGACAACGCTCAGTCCACTGAACTGCGGACATACCTGGCCGGACAGATCGCTCGAGCCTGCGTCGTCTTCTGCGTCGATGAAATCATTGTGTTCGATGAGCAAGGAGAAGACGTCAA GAGTGTTGAAGGAGACTTTACCGGCGTCGGGAAGAAGGGACACGCTTGTCTCCAGCTGGCAAGAATACTTCAGTATCTTGAATGTCCAca GTATCTGCGGAAGTGGTTCTTCCCAAAGCATCCGGATCTACAGTATGCAG gACTTCTGAACCCTCTGGACAGCCCTCACCACATGAGGATAGACGAAGAGTCTGAATATCGGGAGGGGATTGTTCTGGATCGGCCGGCGAAACAAGGAAAAGGCTCCTTGGTCAACTGTGGAATGAGGAAG GATGTCCGTATCGACAagcagctgcaggctggactTCGAGTGACGGTGCGGCTCAATAAGACGCAGATTCAAG AAAGCAAAGTGAGTAAAGGAGTGGTTGTGGCTCCTCACGTGCCCAGAAGCGAAGGCGGTCTCTACTGGGGCTACAGCGTTCGCCTCGCCTCTTGTTTCA GCGCAGTTTTCACAGAAAGTCCGTTTAAAGAAGGCTACGACGTGACGGTTGGCACATCGGAGAGGGGCAGCAGCCTGGACCGAGCAACGCTCCCTCCATTCAG gCATCTTTTGGTGGTTTTTGGAGGCCTTCAGGGATTAGAAGCCAGTGTGGACGCCGACCAAAACCTGGATGAAACGGATCCCAGCGTGTTATTTGACCTTTACCTCAACACGTGCCCGGGTCAGGGCAGCAGGACCATTCGCACTGAG GAAGCCATCTTAATTTCCATGGCGGGACTGAGGCAGAAGATCACAGCTGCTTCCTCAGACGTTTCTAATGGCTCATTAAAAAGCAGTGATGTAGCGAAGTAA
- the LOC115382660 gene encoding alpha-N-acetylgalactosaminide alpha-2,6-sialyltransferase 6-like, with amino-acid sequence MGHSGKGQQSRKMAIFAAVFILTTLLILYSSSNNIEPVYAPFHMAANHAIKTTDLKKWSGKDGYVPVYGNKNMTLLCHHCALVTSSSHVLGSQAGEEIDRTECVIRMNDAPTSGFESDVGNRTTLRVVAHSSVFRVVRRPNDFLHHTDANAAVIFWGPPNKIGKEAKGTLNRLIQRVSMTYSNLSCFSIAPSKMRRFDSLFHRETGRDRQKSHSWLSTGWFTMVIAIEICDNIKVYGMVPPNYCGKKPGSKKLPYHYYKPRGSDECLTYIQNESGRRGNHHRFITEKQVFARWAKQYNITFTHPKW; translated from the exons ATGGGGCACAGTGGGAAG GGACAGCAGAGCCGCAAGATGGCCATTTTCGCCGCCGTCTTCATCCTGACGACGCTGCTCATCCTGTACAGCTCGAGCAACAACATCGAGCCCGTCTACGCTCCCTTCCACATGGCGGCGAACCACGCCATCAAGACCACGGACCTGAAGAAGTGGTCTGGGAAGGACGGATACGTTCCAGTTTATGGGAACAAG AACATGACCCTGCTGTGTCATCACTGCGCTCTGGTGACGAGCTCCAGCCACGTCCTGGGCAGCCAAGCCGGCGAGGAGATCGACCGGACGGAGTGCGTGATCCGCATGAACGACGCCCCCACGTCGGGGTTCGAGTCCGACGTGGGGAACCGCACCACGCTGAGGGTGGTGGCCCACTCCAGCGTGTTCCGGGTGGTCCGCAGGCCCAACGACTTCCTGCACCACACGGACGCCAACGCCGCCGTCATTTTCTGGGGACCGCCGAACAAGATCGGGAAGGAGGCCAAAGGCACGCTGAACAGACTGATCCAGAGAGTCAGCATGACGTACAGCAACCTGTCCTGTTTCAGCATCGCGCCGTCGAAGATGCGCAGATTCGACAGTCTCTTTCACAGAGAAACGGGCCGAGATCG GCAAAAGTCTCACTCATGGTTGAGCACAGGCTGGTTCACAATGGTCATCGCTATTGAGATCTGCGATAACATCAAGGTTTATGGGATGGTTCCACCCAACTACTGCGG AAAAAAGCCCGGTTCCAAAAAGCTGCCGTACCACTACTACAAACCCAGAGGCTCCGACGAATGCCTCACGTACATCCAGAACGAGAGCGGGCGGCGAGGGAACCACCACCGCTTCATTACGGAGAAACAGGTGTTTGCACGCTGGGCGAAGCAGTACAACATCACCTTCACACATCCCAAATGGTGA